The genomic interval TAAGGCCAAAGCTACGGAACTGCAATGTTCAAGAGGACAGTGAAATTTGcagttaaaataaatgttataacAAATTCTATGTCCTTTGGTTAcatgagaagaaaaaaacaacaacaacccccCAGGAACTCAGACAGCATCTAAGCCCACTGAAGATCCTGCCTACTTTGAAAATACTGTCAAATCTCACTAATACTCATTCAATGGTGCTGCATGCATGTGTGAGGCTGCATCTGCCACAGCACCGAGAATAACACAAACTAACAACATTTATGATGAGGATATCAGACATCCAACTTCAATCGACTCAACACTGGGATGATGATTCGAACTATATGAAGTGTAGAGGGTGTGTggacaaacattaaaaacaGGATCTATAGCGCCTAAATTTGCTGGTATGTCATTTTCCTTCCACAGACTAAAACCAAATGCAATAGGGCCACTATTGTCAGCTGTGAAACAGGCACCTTTCTCACCAATTTGTACTGGAAGCCATAACTTGAGGCCCTGACACACCAGCACCTGGTTACTGAGAAGAAACCAAAAGTTTATCTGTGGGAAATCACAAGCTTTAGTGGACAAGCTCAGTGGTAAAGTGTTCACTTCAGTTCTTCAGTGCCACATGTTCACCAGCACCTAGAAAACCTGTTATGGTAACACCATCAATTTGTTTCAACACTTGGAGCACAATCATGTTACCGAATATGAACAGTGCATTTCAAGAAGAAAGAGAGTGACAAGCGGCCAGCAACAAGTACTTCAACAGCTGTAGATACTCCTACATAATATGAAAAGAATTCTCATTCACAAAAGATGCAAGCTATTTTCTAGTTTTGATTTGACAttatttaaaattgttttatttacaaaagaTTCGAGTTATATTTTTACTTTTCACATAACAggatttaaaatgtgttttgtttgtaaGAAACATAAGCAGACTTTTTTATTCCTACTTTTTCAGGGAACTTGCTTTTTACATTGAAACTAAAATGTTACCTTTTTCACAAGACATTGTCATTTCAAGTGATGTGTGCTTTGATTATTGAATATTTTGAACAAATAGCCAAAAATAGTTCATCTGTGTTTTTccttcagttattttaaaatcacAGATATGCACTCTCATTAGAAGAAATATACCAGTTTTAATAGttgaatacatttaaaatacaaaccTAATAAAATGTTCAGTTAATCATAATATTTGTGGTCACGTCGCCCAGCCCTGCTGGACGCTGAATCACAGCTGCCCACTGCTGTCACGCTGTCGTGCACCGTGTGCCGTGTTCTGTCAGTAAATGACGATTATTCACTTTCACTTCACTTTCAAAGAAAACCCCGATTCTGTCATACAACAGCAGAGGGTTTCGGATGCACGCTGGTGTGGATAGCAGCGTACACACAGTGCGACAGCCAGGAAAGACGGGGGCTTTCCCAGTGGGCTGTGTGTTAGCAGAAGTGCAGCAAAACAGAAAGGGCtgtacttgggggggggggggggggggggggggggacataccTGAGTGCCACTCTAAGACACCATTTCTGGACAATGTTCAGATTAGCGCGTGTGTAGAAGGTGGTTCGTCTGTCCTCAGACAGCACTTCAGCACATATTCCACTGACTGAAGCATTCAGTTTTATCCATGTTGAGACACTCTGCGGTAAGGAGGTCATGCTGTTTCAGCATTATCGTTAAGGGTGGACACTTTGCAACATCTTCTCATTCCATAAACCACCTGACTTAATTCATAACCGATAGAGAAACACAAGTGTTCACGTTGGGACTCAGTCAAGGGGGACATCAAAGAGAGTGCAAACTGTGAATTCTTCAAGACTGATAAATAGCAATAAAGAGAAATATAAAACATTTGTGTCAAAAGCATATATAAAAGTGGATTACAATATTATCAAGTCACTTTGTTAATATATTTTACCCTTTATCCAGTTCAGAAAATTCAGAGTATTGCGTTAAATCTGTTTTACTGCTAGTGGACGAGAAATACTCACTGTCTGAAATGAGGTTTCGATACGACGTAATCTATGCAAACTTTGGCCGACACTCAGAAAGTGCGGATAAAGAGAATAAATCAAAGGGCATAacgaaaataattaaaatacgcATAAACATAAGGACCACGGGACAAAACACTGGCGTTTCTGGGAGTATAAAGGGGGGCACTCACCACGGCCGCCACCTTAATGCCAAAGCGCCATTTATCCAGATACTCCGAGGGCACGATGAACCACTTTCCGGCCTTGGGCTCCTGAATCGTCGTGGCGTTATAAACCGCATCCGCTGCTGCCATGGTTGAACTGGAGGGAAATGTTCAGCAATAATTAATACCtatgtttaataaaaaataaacaaaaaaggagaGCACTTCGCAGCCAGGTGACCACGCCAGTAAAAGCCCAGAGGTGCGGAGCGCTGACGTCCCCGAAGTGAAAATGAAACTGACTGGAGGGACACCGAAAGAAACGTGCCGGAAGAAGTACTCACAAACTCACAAACACCCCCTATTTACTCACAAAAGTACAAAATTAGGCGCTGGAGTAAGGACACACCCTTACACTGTAGTAAAATAAGTACCAAAAAGAGTCCACAGGCCGTGAGATGCCCCGCCAAGCAGGTACAGGGGCAGGGGCGAGGCGGACACCAGCACACCCACCTTTTTTTGGGAAGACTGACCGCTCGACAGCGATTTGCTGTGCAGCTAAATATCCCAAGTGGCTGCGCCGCTGCCCGGCCTCGGTTTCCGCCGATGTCTGTGGCGTTTCAGCGCCGCACTTCCGCAAACAGGACGGCGGCCCTTCGGCGGAAATGATGCGCGTCCCGGGATTGTCACGCCGTCCTAACACATTCCGCGACAGGGCGACATCTGGCCGGGACCGGGGAAATACGCAGTGCTCAATGTTTTATTAGGAATTAAGGGCAGGGGGATCGTGGAGGCGCATAATTACGTGTGTCATTACAGccgtttttaatttttcatacgCACATAATAACCAGTAGCATTTTAGCCCCTAATGTCTCCAATACGTCCTGAAATCGTTGAGTTTGGTGCATTGTTACCTAAGGCCGTTAGCTTACACCAATACCAACTATACCACGCTATGTCAGGACGGGGCCACCCTCACAAAGAACCCAATCGTTGCCATATAAAATGTTCATATTCTGGGTTGCTTCAATGTAGCTTCAAAAAACGGAAACTATTTATACGAATTAAACGTAGGAAGATGATGAAGTCCTGCCTTATTCGAGGCAGTGCTGACATCTGGTGGCCAAACTCGGTtacaaacttttaacttttttcAGACTAAATTTAAGCAAGTTTTGAAGAAAAGCCTATCTTATTCAGGAATTATATCAATAGCCGTGAGCCCCAGTTTGCCCTCTGCTGTCCCTTACTGCACAAACGAGACATCCACCGATAATAGCAGTGTCTAGTTTATTGGGAGTGGGTATATGATCGTTTAACATTACACTGCATTTTATACAAGTTAGAGGTACCACCACAAGCTGTAATTGAGTCATGCAGAACCCCCTGTGATCGTACACTGTTACACTGTGCTGTGATACATCTCTCTGGGATCTCTCATTGGCACTGTACTGTGGTATATCTCTCTGGGACCTCACACTGGCACTGTGCTGTGGTATATCTCTCTGGGACCTCACACTGGCACTGTGCTGTGGTATATCTCTCTGGGATCTCTCATTGGCACTGTACTGTGGTATATCTCTCTGGAACCTCACACTGTCACTGTGCTATGGTATATCTCCCCGGGATCTCACATTGGCACTGTGTTGTGGTATATCTCTCTGGGACCTCACACTATCACTGTGCTATGGTATATCTTCCCAGGATCTCACATTGGCACTGTGCTGTGGTATATCTCTCTGGGACCACACACTGGCACTGTGCTGTGGTATATCTCCCTGGATTCTCACACTGGCACTGGTTTCAGCTTTTTACAGCCACTTCATTGCAGTCTAAACCATTAACTGGCTGTCCCGAGGCCATCCTAAAGAGAAAATCCACCTGTTTTGAAAGACATATAGCAAAATAACTTCATTTCAATGCTGTAAAAAACTCtgaatttttataaaaatgaaattacaggcattttacatacaaaagCAGCCATATATTATCTAAATGCAGGCATTTTAAAAGCAACATTGTCttgtaaatacaaaaaattccagtaaaaaaaattaaactgcaTTTTATTATCTTTTAAGTTCTGTAATGATTAATCATAGATGCACGATGAACCAAAATGTTCCAAACAGAATCCAACATTAGTGACTGAGGAAGCAATATTGACCTTAAACTACTGACACTACTGTCTGAAATATTTGGCACATAACCAATATTAGTCCAAAATTGGAGTTTGGCAAGAAATTACATGTGATGTTGGTCCGTAACTATTTGTCAGGAAACCACTGAATGAGTCTTTATATTCCTGTACTGTTATGCATTGTGGATTGCATCTTGGGATAGACGTGCAGACAGCAATGGGGTGAAGCTtggaataaaatctaatctctTAAGAtattgacataaaaatgatttataTCAGTTGtacaaaaaacagaagaataacTGCATGCATGTCACCATACAAGCCACTGCGGGACGGAAAAGCAGACCCATCCATTCCAGCCAGTTTGACAGGTGGCAGTTGGTGACACAGATGTCAGCAAGAACCAGCAATCAAAAACAACAATGGGGGGGCAATTGAATTGAAGGCTTCATCTGAAGGTTTGTTCCCTGATTTCTGAAATACTAGAAGCAAAGCAGGGCGGTGGGGGCATGAAGGACTGGAGAGGGTGTAACCCGGGTAACCCAGGAGAGGTGTAACCCGGGTAACCCAGGTAACCCAGGAGAGGGTGTAATTCGGGTAACCCAGGAGAGGGTGTAACCCGGGTAACCCAGGAGAGGGTATAATCCGGGTAACCCAGGAGAGGGTGTAACCCGGGTAACCCAGGAGAGGGTGTAACCCGGGTAACCCAGGCCACGGAATCCTATTCCTCACTGCGGACAGTGAGCTTCTCCGCTTCGGGGGTCTCACTATGCTCCGGCGGTATCTGGGGCTTTGAGCGTAACGGCCATCCCTTGGTCTTCACAAAAATCACGGCATCCGCCAGAAACAGGACACAAGCTATGAACCCAAAAgcctaaaaaaaacacacactcacttCAGAGAGTATTCATAATATGCAAGCCTGAATTATCGGTCACAGGATAAAGATCTACTTCACACTGATCAGGCCGAAAGATAtaatctcctcctcctcatggttGGACATGCCCGCAACACCtccccaggaggcatcctacaCAGATGCCCCGAACCACTTCAACTGACTCCTTTTAATGTGGAGGAACAGTGGCTCCTCCTGAAtatctgagctcctcaccctgtctccaaggctgagcccagacaccctgcggaggaagCTAATTTTGGCCAGTTGTATCCACCATCTTATTCTTTTGATCACAAGCCAAAGCTTATGACCACAGGTGAGGGTGGGAATGTAGATCGACAGGTAAATCCAAAGCTTTGCCTCCCGGCTCAGCTCCCTCTTCACCGCGACAGAGCAGTACAGCGTCCGCAttgctgatgatgctgcacCGTTCTGCCTGTCGATCTCACGCTCCCTTCAGCCTCAACAGGCAGTGGCATTTATGAAATAATTCCATTTTCTTCCACTGTCAACATCTGAGGTTTAGAGCCTCATACAAATAAATATCTGTTAACCTATTCCTTCTTTAACTTGAGTATTAATTTTCAGAGCAAGGAACTGTAGCAATCACATCCAGAATAATACATGAACACAGTATATAAATGGCATGATCAACCAATCAGGAATTCATAATGATCAGTAAGAATTTACTTATTAGACTGCAGCACATACCACTGACATTTGCTCCCTTTCAGTCCATCGGTGTAGAAAGGCAAAGACGGTAGAAGCCAGGAAGATGAGGAAGCCGATGGCCACAGTGTATGAGAAATCCTGTGGGAGGGGCTGCTTGTTAATGGCTAATTTAACTTCTGCATCAAGCCTATGCTGTGACCTACACAAGTGGCTCATGATGCTGCCAGCATATATACTCGTGCGCTGGTGTCTTTTCGCGCTGTTATTACGCCTCCAAAACACTAGGTGGCACATAGTTTTCGATGTTTCATTTACTGTCTTCCCACCCTGCGATACATTCAGCTGTTAAATCACGCAAATGAAACATAAAGAAACCAAACATTTAATAAAGCATCCATTTATCGAGTCCTGCTAATATGTGCTACTCCATACTTCCCACAGATAacttttgaaaaactttcactttttatgcattttcccTTATAAAGTTAGTGTCTATACTACTccttatttttttgctttataatgTAGGAATATCATTAAGGGAGGCAACGGAAATTGGCTCTGTGTTGTATAGACCTGTTGGTACGATGCCCAGAGTGGGTTATTTAATGCTAGTTATAAATAGTGCTTCAGTTTCAATCAGTGACAGTAGTAGACTTGGgatcaggggcgttgctagagattttgggccccatgaaagcatatcatattaggccccccagtccaaaccaatccagttattttcctcattttttagggcccctgtcactcaggggaatcgtcctagctttcctcccccttacggcgcccctgcttGGGATGTACACTTTCTTCAGTCCCATAAAAAAAGAATGTTACCAAGTGGACCAATGATAGTTCTGCGTCACAAAGATGTatagttacatttctggggagTTGCACGTCAGGCTACACTCAGAAAAAATTGCAAAAATTTTTACCTTTTCTTGTCACTGGGTCTgcccttgtaattgtaccttttctgtactttttaaggtacagaaatggaatctgaggaacatcccaaaggtacaaacagcattaatgtaccatcaatggtatagaaatgttcctcagggtccatttctgtaccttaaaaagcacaattacctacagctaggggtTCAACTGGCCCCAAGGGttcagccccagtgacaagcaaaagtACAAGTttgtacccttttttctgagagtgtacgGTGAAGGCCATGCCATAGGATCCATGGCGACACCGTACTTACGGCATCGATTTGACGCAGAAATATGAATCAGCCTTAAGGATAGGCTGAAggaagtcacatgacctgggtGTCACAAGCACGGCATTGCGGCACACTCACCAGCTTGGGCCAGTCGGAGACGCCAACCCTGCGGTGGAGGGGTGTAGCGAGAAAGAGGAGAAGCAGGCCGGCGAATAGGAACGCCGCGCAGCTGGCGAACTGAAAGAAGTAGAGTGCTGGGCAGGAGGAACACAGGTAGACTGTCGCTGCCAGGATGAAGGCCAGCAGGGAGAAGAGCTAGGAGACAAAGGTCACATTAGGAGAGGTCGCCCTGCTGGCATCCTGCTGGATGGTATCATGCCCCTCTTGCTGCCCTTCTACCTTCTTTCACTCCCCACCTGTGCTGGGACAGAAGTTTAACACTTCATTCAACACACTGAGAGCATAAGAGTAATCGAGAGATAAAGGACCATTTTGCTTGCTGTTGGTAGGTTGTAGTTAACCCATTTTCCTGAAGGAGAGGGACCAGGATGAACAATCGTGAGGACCCGAAGAGCCGAGCGCTGCCTCACAAGAAGACATGCTCTCCGTGGGCCCAGCATTCAAGGACAAGCCAGCTGACATCTGCTTAGTCAGTACAAACTCACATGTGCCAGATCCCCCAGGAGACAGGAACATCAAGCAGACATGTTAGAATGATCAGCTGCTCCTGTTACACGCCTGGAACAGTTCAGAACATGCACAGTAAGGACCACAATGCTGGAAGGACAAGAGCGAGGGAACGCCGGAGGAAGCAGAGACAGGCAGCATCAGTAGGCCGATTTTACAGCATTTGCCCTGTCCCATGCTTTGGGAAGATCACCAAAGCTTTGCTCAAACTACATTGCTTAACAGGCAAGCTTTGCTTTTCATTGACCCCAAAATCATGACTATTCTTTTGAATCTATAGTgaaaaaatagagaaaaaaaatgaattaatatGAATTTTAGCCGATATACCGATAGTGGTCATAAAGACAATAATGATAAAGAATAAAGAGGATAATTATGTAGCGCATTAACCTTTATGAAGTACACCGGACTGGGAGTATAAAGGGGGGGCACTCACCACGGCCGCCACCTTAATGCCAAAGCGCCATTTATCCAGATACTCCGAGGGCACGATGAACCATTTTCCGTTCTTGGGCTCCTGGACCGTCGTGGCGTTATAAACCGGATCCGCTGCTGTCATGGTTGAACTGGGAAAGAATGTTCAATAATTCTTATTactactgtaattttttttttaaagcactgCGTAGCTGTCTACTCTACAAGTAATAACAAATTAATTAAGACCCCATATGCAGATCTTCAAGGTCCGTTGAATGCACGCTTACAGAGAATTTACCACCGGACACGCAACAGGGATGCGTGGAAAAAAGTCAAATTTAACCCGAAAACATTCAGAAAAACCGGGTTTATGtgcacaaaataaaacaggtcATCGCTGTTGTAAATACATAAAAGGATGTAATTCCTGGAAAGACACGCCCCTTAAATCTGGGGGGcggtttaaaaatatatacaatagCGACATTCCGTATGTGTGACCGGGTTCCAGCACACCCACCTGAGACAAGACTTCAAGCTAACAGACCTGCTGTGTATAGTTAAAGCCCGAAGATGCGCCAATGTTACatccgcccccccgccccccccctccaacggTACCCCGGCATTCGTAAAAGTCTATTTCTAATAGGTATGTACAACACAGTACAGAGAGGGACCACTGCAACGTGTAAGCTAGTGGGACTGCTGTTTGCTTAGCCCAGGCTGCCCCTCTCCCGATGGGAACGCCCGCTTACTCTCCGGGTTTCGTAACAGTtcagccccccaccccgccacatGTTTATAAAATGTCGTTTCCGTGCATTGTGACCAGAGACGGAATTCTTTTTGGTTCTCGAATGTCTTGTTTTTATGTCGTTAAacttaattttaaattatattcaCTGTGGTGattctttggggaaaaaaattattcaCGAAGGACGCAAATCTAAATGTGACCCCCGCCCCGCTTTGAGACTCAAATGTTAAAATTGGAACTTTGCCATCTTGCATTAGACTCCACCCTTCCCTcattgagtctggttcctcccaaggtttcttccttctagggagtttttccttgccactgtcacctctggcttactcactggggacaatgggcagggataatgtaaagtgttTGATACAATGAGATTTTGTGAAAATGTGCCACACAGATAAAATTGAATAGTGCTAGAACTATTCATGGGCAGCACATCGTGTTGGAGCTGTACAGGTGAATGAAAGTAGTGTAAATAGTTCAGTGTAATTGTCATGTcttttgttgttattgtgtAGTGTAATAATGTCACGTGTAGCATTAATTGTCGTAaataggggtgtgtgtgtgtgcccaccgTGTGTGGTGTGGGCACTGGGGGCGACCCCCAtggtgggcagtgtgtgtggtgtgggCACTGGGGGCGACCCCCGTAGTGAGCAGTGTGTGACTGTATTGTTAGGAGTGAATGGCACAGGTGCAATAAATGCTACTTTGTGGCTGAATAAACAATGTAAACCAACATCACAAGGCAGGtaataacattattataatGGAATCTGCACTTTACATGAATCCTACTACATAAGTGTTGCTTGTTTTCACTGCAATATTGCACATGTATTGTCTGTTTTTTAATATGCTATTAGATGTTGTTTACAGTGGGTGTGGCTGAAAGAGTGAGCACTCCTATGGCCAATAGGGAGACTAACCATGTGGAAACACAAATCTGCCACCCAGTTGATAATGGGCCACAGTATGGGCAGCTGTAATCCgcctggggcggggggggggggggtaccattATACTGAGGCTGCTCATAGATCACAGACACTTCCATGTGTATCCGCATCAGGTGGGTGCGGAGTCACTGCCAGCTCTCCCACCAA from Paramormyrops kingsleyae isolate MSU_618 chromosome 9, PKINGS_0.4, whole genome shotgun sequence carries:
- the LOC111851130 gene encoding CKLF-like MARVEL transmembrane domain-containing protein 6 isoform X2; the encoded protein is MGSTMTAADPVYNATTVQEPKNGKWFIVPSEYLDKWRFGIKVAAVLFSLLAFILAATVYLCSSCPALYFFQFASCAAFLFAGLLLLFLATPLHRRVGVSDWPKLDFSYTVAIGFLIFLASTVFAFLHRWTEREQMSVAFGFIACVLFLADAVIFVKTKGWPLRSKPQIPPEHSETPEAEKLTVRSEE
- the LOC111851130 gene encoding CKLF-like MARVEL transmembrane domain-containing protein 6 isoform X1 translates to MSGNSTMTAADPVYNATTVQEPKNGKWFIVPSEYLDKWRFGIKVAAVLFSLLAFILAATVYLCSSCPALYFFQFASCAAFLFAGLLLLFLATPLHRRVGVSDWPKLDFSYTVAIGFLIFLASTVFAFLHRWTEREQMSVAFGFIACVLFLADAVIFVKTKGWPLRSKPQIPPEHSETPEAEKLTVRSEE
- the LOC111851130 gene encoding CKLF-like MARVEL transmembrane domain-containing protein 6 isoform X3, encoding MTAADPVYNATTVQEPKNGKWFIVPSEYLDKWRFGIKVAAVLFSLLAFILAATVYLCSSCPALYFFQFASCAAFLFAGLLLLFLATPLHRRVGVSDWPKLDFSYTVAIGFLIFLASTVFAFLHRWTEREQMSVAFGFIACVLFLADAVIFVKTKGWPLRSKPQIPPEHSETPEAEKLTVRSEE